One Rhodothermales bacterium genomic window carries:
- a CDS encoding STING domain-containing protein has translation MAIDKKPNLFIGSSTEGLPVARAIGRLVEDRLDVKVWEDAFFPGDHPLDGLRREVLRSDFALMVATPDDVIELRQQVGYSARTNILFELGLFMGALGRSKSLMLVITDNRGGERREVLLPSDLNSITQLRATLERGLEYDESLSRVATQLVQAIERASKTLEITLLPSTSLAIGYFNNFVLQVCRKLYGLKDFRIADQVVDLTGDMFDFHIVLPNEGSDASHEGFAKFVRLNRLTRVELEGESKSRTFPFFVDSTLRNGRAALYDYPTTLRAAREAILLAVPENATDEEIQELEQREIVNFERTLRMLLRRPAAADFRDNVHILYLNELDDAAP, from the coding sequence ATGGCGATCGACAAAAAGCCCAACCTGTTCATCGGTTCGTCGACGGAGGGGCTACCCGTCGCACGCGCCATCGGCCGGCTCGTGGAGGATCGGTTGGATGTGAAAGTGTGGGAAGACGCCTTTTTCCCTGGCGATCATCCGCTGGATGGCTTGCGACGCGAGGTGCTCCGGTCGGACTTTGCACTGATGGTCGCGACGCCGGATGACGTGATCGAATTGCGACAACAGGTCGGGTATTCGGCTCGGACGAACATCTTGTTCGAACTGGGCCTCTTCATGGGTGCGCTTGGGCGGAGCAAGAGCCTGATGCTTGTCATAACCGACAACCGGGGGGGCGAACGACGCGAGGTGCTGCTACCCTCGGATCTGAATAGCATCACCCAGTTACGCGCGACCCTGGAGCGCGGGTTGGAGTACGACGAGTCGCTCAGTCGCGTGGCCACGCAACTCGTCCAGGCGATCGAACGCGCCTCGAAGACACTGGAGATCACGCTCCTGCCGTCGACGTCCCTTGCCATTGGTTACTTCAATAACTTCGTGCTGCAGGTGTGCCGGAAGTTATATGGTCTGAAGGATTTCAGGATCGCCGATCAGGTGGTGGATCTCACCGGGGACATGTTCGATTTCCACATCGTGTTGCCCAACGAAGGCTCCGATGCCTCGCACGAGGGCTTCGCGAAGTTCGTCCGGCTGAATCGGTTGACCCGCGTCGAACTGGAGGGCGAGTCGAAGTCCCGCACCTTCCCGTTTTTCGTCGACTCAACCCTGAGAAATGGCCGGGCGGCATTATACGACTATCCGACGACGCTGCGAGCGGCGCGGGAGGCGATTCTGCTGGCAGTGCCCGAGAACGCGACGGACGAGGAGATTCAGGAACTGGAGCAGCGGGAGATTGTGAACTTTGAGCGGACATTGCGCATGCTCCTGCGCCGGCCGGCGGCCGCAGACTTCCGGGACAACGTGCACATCCTGTACCTCAACGAACTGGACGATGCGGCGCCGTGA